The candidate division WOR-3 bacterium genome has a window encoding:
- a CDS encoding biopolymer transporter ExbD, with protein sequence MELRQKKKIIPNIPTASMGDIAFLIIIFFMTTTVFTREKGIKMLLPEKSQQETKVKPENVVSILINPEGALRLKASGYDGLDISPQSYSEVRRIVEEKLLERDTLLVVSLKTSKDARYQAMIAVLDQIKLCRVITQDGRELRANKISLIPTSEE encoded by the coding sequence ATGGAGTTAAGGCAGAAGAAAAAAATAATTCCCAACATTCCTACTGCCTCAATGGGTGACATTGCTTTTTTGATAATTATCTTCTTTATGACTACCACAGTTTTTACAAGAGAAAAGGGAATAAAGATGCTCCTTCCTGAAAAATCACAGCAGGAAACAAAGGTCAAACCCGAAAATGTCGTTTCAATTCTGATAAATCCCGAAGGTGCACTCAGGCTCAAGGCTTCAGGTTATGATGGTTTAGACATTTCTCCACAAAGTTATTCAGAGGTGCGGAGAATTGTTGAAGAGAAACTCTTAGAAAGAGACACCTTACTGGTCGTTTCATTAAAGACAAGCAAGGATGCAAGGTATCAGGCAATGATTGCGGTTCTTGACCAAATAAAGTTATGCCGGGTTATCACCCAGGATGGCAGGGAATTGAGGGCA
- a CDS encoding MotA/TolQ/ExbB proton channel family protein, whose translation MVKEFAIGGSVMWLLLICIILGLAIIIERLFSLLFKIRLNPKSFMEKLIPTIDAQGVDAGIALCDQTSSPAAKIAKAILEKADKGKDAMEEVAARAAAVELAFLDRGMALLAGLTTVAPFLGFLGTVTGMIRAFAAIAAAGEVEPTIVASGISEALITTKWGLLIATPLAILHILFSGKVDGYTKDMEEVAAGLIDYLLEHYQKRKK comes from the coding sequence ATGGTTAAAGAATTTGCAATAGGTGGAAGCGTGATGTGGCTTTTGTTGATCTGTATCATCCTGGGTCTGGCGATTATTATTGAAAGGTTATTTTCTTTGTTGTTTAAGATAAGATTAAATCCCAAGAGCTTTATGGAAAAACTCATTCCAACGATTGATGCCCAGGGTGTTGATGCGGGGATTGCTTTATGTGATCAGACATCATCACCTGCAGCAAAGATTGCAAAGGCAATTCTTGAAAAGGCAGATAAAGGTAAGGATGCAATGGAAGAGGTTGCGGCACGGGCAGCAGCAGTTGAACTTGCATTCCTTGATCGGGGAATGGCACTCCTTGCTGGTTTGACGACCGTTGCACCATTTTTAGGGTTCTTGGGAACGGTTACCGGAATGATCCGTGCATTTGCCGCAATCGCTGCCGCAGGAGAGGTTGAACCAACAATCGTTGCCAGTGGTATCTCTGAGGCATTGATAACGACAAAATGGGGTCTTTTGATTGCAACACCCCTGGCAATTCTCCATATTTTATTCTCAGGCAAGGTGGATGGTTACACAAAAGATATGGAGGAAGTTGCTGCAGGTTTGATTGATTATTTACTTGAGCATTATCAGAAAAGGAAAAAATAG